A stretch of the Thiomicrorhabdus indica genome encodes the following:
- a CDS encoding YfhL family 4Fe-4S dicluster ferredoxin translates to MALKILEGCINCDMCEPECPNKAIYMGEKIYEINPDLCTECVGFYDSPTCISVCPLDVIITDPERVEDKETLYEKFTQLVNEDKI, encoded by the coding sequence ATGGCTTTAAAAATTTTAGAAGGCTGCATTAACTGCGATATGTGCGAGCCGGAATGTCCTAATAAAGCGATTTATATGGGAGAGAAAATCTACGAGATTAATCCGGATTTGTGCACAGAATGTGTTGGCTTTTATGATTCGCCAACCTGTATTAGTGTTTGTCCATTGGATGTGATTATCACTGATCCAGAACGAGTGGAAGACAAAGAAACACTCTATGAGAAATTTACTCAGCTTGTCAATGAAGACAAAATTTAG
- a CDS encoding ABC transporter substrate-binding protein, protein MKTRRETIKQSVKIFSGLGGFSLLSGLQGCSDSQKSLSDRTIRMGVSGAPQMLDPRKATDALSTRINRLIYRQLIDFDAQFLPKPDLATWQQLSPTHYRFTLVEQTQFHHNQTSLTSKDVIATYQSVFDKTLGSAHRGSLLNISQMEIIDDQQFDIYLHKPDALFVGRLVIGILPKELIDQNHPFHKQPIGSGACVFEQQTAQALRIIRRTDQTPLEFFTVKDATVRVLKLRKGEIDLLQNDLSPELVQYCSQLDGFQVDWHKGTNFGYLGFNFEDPLLGQLSLRQAIAQGINRQQIIDAIFNGQGRLAQGLLVPEHWCGVDHLNAYDYEPEIARKKVQSIIQICLQDNNLKEYISERMTPAGQKQRFLSLSFKTSNDPTRIRLATIYQSQLKKIGIDLKIQSYDWGTFYSDIKKGRFQLYSLAWVGVKSPDIFQYVFASTAIPPNGANRGRFIDPQTDTLIKEGGMAQTIESQAAIYRQLQTRLHDQLAAMPLWYENQYVVRSKNLRNYPLFSDGRYDGLLNVYKS, encoded by the coding sequence ATGAAAACTCGCCGAGAAACCATCAAACAAAGCGTAAAAATTTTTTCCGGCCTAGGTGGGTTTTCTCTTCTTTCTGGATTGCAAGGCTGTTCAGATTCTCAGAAATCTCTGTCTGATAGAACGATTCGTATGGGAGTGTCTGGTGCACCTCAAATGCTAGATCCGCGAAAAGCAACGGATGCTCTCTCAACTCGAATTAATCGTTTAATCTATCGTCAGCTTATTGATTTTGATGCACAATTTTTGCCAAAACCCGACTTGGCGACTTGGCAACAATTGTCTCCAACACATTACCGTTTTACACTGGTTGAACAGACGCAGTTTCATCACAATCAAACAAGCTTAACTTCAAAGGATGTGATTGCGACTTATCAAAGTGTATTTGATAAAACACTGGGGTCAGCGCACAGGGGGTCGTTGTTAAACATTTCACAGATGGAAATCATTGACGATCAACAGTTTGATATCTATTTGCACAAGCCCGATGCTTTGTTTGTTGGTCGTTTGGTTATTGGTATCTTGCCCAAAGAACTGATTGATCAAAATCACCCTTTTCATAAACAGCCAATAGGGAGCGGCGCTTGTGTATTTGAGCAGCAAACCGCTCAAGCATTGAGAATTATTAGACGAACAGACCAAACACCGCTTGAATTTTTTACTGTGAAAGACGCTACGGTAAGAGTGTTAAAACTTCGTAAAGGTGAAATTGATTTACTTCAAAATGATTTGTCACCAGAGTTGGTGCAGTATTGCTCTCAACTTGATGGCTTTCAGGTTGATTGGCATAAAGGGACTAATTTCGGTTATTTAGGGTTTAACTTTGAAGATCCTCTTCTTGGTCAATTATCGCTTCGTCAAGCGATTGCCCAAGGAATTAACCGACAGCAAATCATTGATGCCATTTTCAATGGCCAAGGGCGACTTGCTCAAGGGTTATTAGTTCCCGAGCATTGGTGTGGTGTCGATCATTTGAATGCTTATGATTATGAACCTGAGATTGCGAGAAAAAAAGTTCAATCTATTATTCAAATATGTCTACAAGACAATAATTTAAAAGAATATATATCGGAACGAATGACACCGGCCGGTCAGAAACAGAGGTTTTTAAGTTTAAGTTTCAAAACATCAAATGATCCAACAAGGATTCGTTTGGCGACAATTTATCAATCCCAATTAAAAAAAATCGGGATTGATTTGAAAATTCAAAGTTATGACTGGGGAACCTTCTACAGTGATATTAAAAAAGGTCGTTTTCAGCTCTATAGTTTGGCGTGGGTCGGTGTAAAAAGTCCCGACATATTCCAATATGTGTTTGCTTCCACCGCTATTCCACCTAATGGTGCAAACCGAGGACGATTTATCGACCCTCAAACGGATACTTTGATCAAAGAAGGGGGAATGGCGCAAACTATTGAATCACAAGCGGCCATTTACCGGCAGTTACAAACACGATTGCACGACCAATTAGCTGCTATGCCTTTATGGTATGAGAATCAATACGTCGTTCGTTCCAAGAATCTACGAAACTATCCACTTTTTTCTGATGGACGCTATGACGGGCTGTTAAATGTCTATAAAAGTTAA
- a CDS encoding TolC family outer membrane protein — MLPLNKVLKKKITNSVLVTAMSLALPAAASANGLVDIFQMALQNDPLLAQSKAQLEADKQSIRSIKGGLYPQITASGQYNDIDSPSADYNSSQMAVTLNQSIYQHEVWSRYDQAKTAIQTSELSVAIAEQNLILSTAQAYFDVLLAKQNLQLFKTKEASDLTQLESAQASAEVGLASRVDVLQAQSSYDLSRSERISAENALDISLEALAKLTGKRFDENQLNELLMSTSLPSMHFDIDKLQMDSSQNNLAVLQAKAQLEVALQEIEVQKSGFWPTVNFQASLSDTQYSNGSGAQAADGTTSSFGVNVSMPLYSGGSTTANVKSSEASKEASQQGLRETIDSAKLDARTLSRNIEQGVNLIQALREAVKSNDAFLEAAEEGYKVGLKDMLEVLSARTNQVQARKNLIEALHNQVLNMLQLEAVLGDLTVEDLQRFDKFLQIPVTS, encoded by the coding sequence ATGTTGCCATTAAATAAAGTTTTGAAGAAAAAAATAACCAATTCGGTATTGGTGACCGCCATGAGCTTAGCATTACCGGCCGCTGCGTCTGCAAACGGATTGGTTGATATTTTTCAAATGGCGTTACAAAATGACCCTCTGTTGGCTCAGTCAAAGGCTCAACTTGAAGCCGATAAACAATCCATTCGTTCAATTAAAGGTGGACTTTACCCTCAAATTACTGCGAGTGGCCAATATAATGACATTGATTCACCAAGCGCTGATTACAATTCCTCTCAAATGGCCGTGACACTGAATCAATCGATTTATCAACATGAAGTGTGGTCTCGTTATGACCAAGCAAAAACTGCCATTCAAACGTCTGAACTATCAGTCGCAATTGCCGAACAAAATTTGATTTTATCGACAGCTCAGGCATATTTTGATGTGCTTTTAGCAAAGCAAAATCTACAACTCTTCAAAACTAAGGAAGCGTCAGATTTAACGCAACTTGAGAGTGCGCAAGCTTCAGCTGAAGTTGGTTTAGCCAGCAGAGTCGATGTATTACAAGCGCAATCAAGCTATGATTTATCGCGTTCAGAACGTATCAGTGCAGAAAACGCCTTGGATATTAGTCTTGAAGCTTTAGCAAAATTAACTGGCAAGCGTTTTGATGAAAACCAATTAAATGAATTGTTGATGTCGACATCTCTGCCTAGCATGCATTTTGACATTGACAAGCTACAAATGGATTCTAGCCAAAATAATTTGGCTGTTTTGCAGGCAAAAGCGCAATTAGAAGTAGCATTGCAAGAAATTGAAGTTCAAAAATCTGGATTTTGGCCAACGGTCAATTTTCAAGCTAGTTTAAGTGATACACAATATTCGAATGGGTCAGGGGCGCAAGCTGCAGACGGTACAACCTCCTCATTTGGAGTAAATGTCTCTATGCCTTTGTATTCAGGTGGTTCAACGACTGCAAATGTTAAGTCATCTGAAGCTTCAAAAGAAGCTAGTCAGCAGGGTTTAAGAGAAACCATAGATTCTGCAAAACTGGATGCACGTACCTTATCTAGAAATATTGAGCAGGGTGTAAATTTGATTCAAGCCTTGCGTGAAGCGGTAAAATCGAATGATGCATTTTTAGAAGCGGCCGAAGAGGGTTACAAAGTTGGTTTGAAGGATATGCTTGAAGTATTGAGTGCCCGAACCAATCAAGTGCAAGCTCGTAAAAACCTGATTGAAGCCTTACATAATCAGGTTTTGAATATGCTACAACTTGAAGCGGTTCTTGGGGATTTAACGGTTGAGGATTTGCAAAGATTTGATAAATTCCTGCAAATCCCAGTTACGTCATAA
- a CDS encoding prenyltransferase has protein sequence MQSQDISSLSKWDKFRKLLVATRPNFLVLPIALVTLGFSIAFENGYSWNWPAFVMTLVGAIFAHAWVNLHNEITDSKNKLDAQTPKTPFSGGTGTFVLIPSLLPLANQALLVLFGILMVILMAFTWIYGIELFFLAFIGGILMLSYSRWLVHRPWLCWASAGLAFGPLMVLSAFWIASQTFTVESFVLSFVVFFWVNNLLLLNQVPDYFADQTVGRKNLVIKYGLKNALWFYSAGAFLSLCCLWSMAIQGQTYGWIFISFIWSAFIIWQIKQVFSTYHQMSDEFKMAFERKVSDLNSLPEHIATHTFEDWHRVLGINVAINILIPLSLSALLILGS, from the coding sequence ATGCAATCACAAGATATCTCGTCTTTATCCAAATGGGATAAATTTCGCAAACTATTGGTTGCGACACGTCCAAATTTTTTAGTGCTTCCAATTGCATTAGTCACTTTAGGTTTTTCAATCGCATTTGAAAATGGCTATTCATGGAATTGGCCAGCATTTGTTATGACTTTGGTAGGTGCTATTTTTGCTCATGCTTGGGTGAACTTGCACAATGAAATAACGGATTCAAAAAATAAATTAGATGCTCAAACCCCTAAAACCCCATTTAGCGGAGGAACTGGAACTTTTGTATTAATACCGAGCTTATTGCCCTTAGCAAATCAAGCCCTCTTAGTGTTGTTTGGAATATTAATGGTTATTTTGATGGCATTTACTTGGATTTATGGCATAGAGTTATTTTTCCTAGCATTTATTGGTGGTATTTTAATGTTGTCTTATAGTCGTTGGTTAGTACATAGACCTTGGCTATGTTGGGCTTCTGCTGGTTTAGCATTTGGCCCATTAATGGTTTTAAGTGCATTTTGGATTGCCAGTCAGACTTTCACCGTCGAGTCATTCGTTTTATCGTTCGTGGTTTTTTTCTGGGTGAATAATTTGTTGTTGTTGAATCAAGTTCCGGATTACTTTGCAGATCAAACGGTTGGTCGTAAAAATCTCGTGATTAAATATGGATTAAAAAACGCCTTATGGTTTTATTCTGCGGGTGCATTTCTCAGCCTGTGCTGCTTGTGGAGCATGGCGATTCAGGGCCAAACTTATGGATGGATTTTTATAAGTTTTATTTGGAGTGCGTTTATTATCTGGCAAATAAAACAGGTATTCAGTACTTATCATCAAATGTCTGATGAGTTTAAGATGGCATTTGAGAGAAAGGTTTCAGATTTAAACTCACTTCCAGAACATATTGCTACACATACATTTGAAGATTGGCACCGGGTACTTGGAATTAATGTCGCAATCAATATACTTATACCGTTAAGTCTCTCAGCTCTGCTAATATTGGGTTCATAA
- the cysM gene encoding cysteine synthase CysM, with translation MNMHYQTLSNCVGNTPLVQLVRLVNTETNSIVLAKLEGNNPAGSVKDRPALNMILQAEKRGEIKPGDTLIEATSGNTGIALAMAAAMRGYQMKLIMPNNMSMERKASMSAYGAQLIEVTKEEGMEGARDLAQRMVNEGQGIMLDQFANPDNPLAHYQTTGPEIWHATQGQVTHFVSAMGTTGTIMGTSMYLKEQNADVEIVGVQPKEGAAIPGIRRWPEAYMPKIYESTRVDRTIDMSQDLAEETMRNLAKQEGIFAGVSSGGAVAAALQVANETENAVIVCIICDRGDRYLSTGVYNP, from the coding sequence ATGAATATGCACTACCAAACACTTAGTAACTGTGTTGGAAATACACCTTTAGTTCAATTGGTACGTTTGGTTAATACCGAGACAAATAGCATTGTTTTGGCAAAACTTGAAGGAAATAACCCGGCTGGCTCAGTAAAAGATAGGCCCGCATTGAATATGATTTTGCAAGCGGAGAAACGTGGAGAGATTAAACCCGGTGACACGCTGATCGAGGCTACTAGCGGCAACACAGGAATAGCTTTGGCTATGGCGGCTGCTATGCGTGGTTACCAAATGAAATTAATCATGCCTAATAACATGAGTATGGAGCGAAAGGCTTCGATGAGTGCGTATGGAGCACAGTTAATTGAAGTAACCAAAGAAGAAGGGATGGAAGGTGCAAGAGATTTAGCGCAACGTATGGTTAATGAAGGTCAAGGCATCATGTTAGATCAGTTTGCCAATCCGGATAATCCGTTAGCGCATTATCAAACCACAGGTCCTGAAATTTGGCATGCCACTCAAGGGCAAGTCACGCATTTTGTTTCAGCGATGGGAACCACTGGAACAATTATGGGGACATCTATGTATCTAAAAGAACAAAATGCTGATGTCGAGATTGTCGGTGTGCAACCTAAAGAAGGCGCAGCAATTCCTGGTATACGTCGTTGGCCAGAGGCGTATATGCCGAAAATTTATGAATCAACTAGAGTTGATCGTACGATTGATATGTCGCAAGATTTAGCAGAAGAAACTATGCGAAATTTGGCAAAACAAGAGGGGATTTTTGCTGGAGTTTCCTCGGGAGGAGCTGTCGCTGCCGCACTTCAAGTTGCGAATGAAACTGAAAATGCCGTTATCGTCTGTATTATTTGTGACCGAGGGGATCGCTATCTCTCGACCGGTGTTTATAATCCATAA
- a CDS encoding CYTH domain-containing protein: protein MAREIERKFLLKTDDWKSLAHQHTPFAQGYLTPLNSKAKSSVRIRIEGDKANINIKSLEIGLSRDEYEYSIDFDDAKKMLATLAVGPVIEKVRYLVKFGQHTWEIDEFSGDNAGLVVAEVEMASEDELIAMPEWVGREVTQEKRFYNISLSDYPYCAWRADEKS, encoded by the coding sequence ATGGCTCGTGAAATAGAAAGAAAGTTTTTACTTAAAACTGACGATTGGAAATCTTTAGCTCATCAACACACTCCTTTTGCACAAGGTTATTTAACTCCTTTGAATTCAAAAGCGAAAAGCTCGGTTAGAATTCGCATTGAAGGAGATAAAGCCAACATCAATATCAAAAGTCTAGAAATTGGCTTAAGCCGAGATGAATACGAATATTCAATTGATTTTGATGATGCAAAGAAAATGTTGGCTACTTTAGCAGTAGGCCCTGTGATTGAAAAAGTTCGCTACTTAGTCAAGTTTGGTCAACATACCTGGGAGATTGATGAATTTAGCGGAGATAATGCCGGACTTGTCGTTGCCGAAGTTGAAATGGCTTCTGAAGATGAATTGATTGCTATGCCTGAATGGGTTGGCAGAGAAGTGACTCAAGAGAAACGCTTTTACAATATAAGTTTGTCTGACTATCCTTATTGTGCTTGGCGAGCAGATGAAAAATCTTAA
- the yegQ gene encoding tRNA 5-hydroxyuridine modification protein YegQ — protein MTDSGSVKVVSELLSPAGTLKNMEYAFAYGADAVYAGQPRYSLRVRNNEFNEENLAKGIARAHELGKKFYVVSNIAAHNSKVNTYMKDIKPIIDMKPDALIMSDPGLIAMVHEQYPEQEIHLSVQSNAVNWATVKFWYNAGVRRVVLSRELSMAEIREIREKVPEMELEVFVHGALCIAYSGRCLLSGYINKRDANQGTCTNACRWNYNTYEAKEDETGELVGTPKIQVENITDLTGTTDRPAPETSVYEPTLGEGETTDQAMLLEEEGRPGELMPAFEDEHGTYIMNSKDLRAVELIPELVDMGVHSLKIEGRTKSHYYVARTAQVYRKAIDDALEGKPFDRSLLEDLESLASRGYTEGFLRRHVHSEYQNYEYGVSKSERQRFVGEVVDVVERDGRSMLEIDVKNKFCVGDSLEIMSPAGNVSLVLDHMQTHHDEVVDCAKGSGWVVRIVNPFKDLDKETLLFCLVMRNESWGGDVKRDAAAKKAKDEQTKIDEANRAAAAAKKA, from the coding sequence ATGACTGATTCAGGTTCAGTCAAAGTGGTATCGGAACTTTTATCACCGGCCGGTACTTTAAAGAACATGGAATATGCGTTTGCTTATGGCGCGGATGCGGTTTATGCCGGTCAGCCTCGTTACAGTTTGCGAGTGCGTAATAATGAGTTTAATGAGGAAAACCTTGCTAAAGGGATTGCGCGGGCGCATGAGTTAGGCAAGAAGTTTTATGTGGTATCGAATATCGCCGCCCATAACTCCAAAGTAAACACCTATATGAAGGACATTAAGCCAATCATCGACATGAAGCCGGATGCATTGATTATGTCTGATCCAGGGTTGATTGCGATGGTTCACGAGCAATATCCTGAACAAGAAATTCATCTGTCGGTGCAATCCAATGCTGTGAACTGGGCAACGGTAAAGTTTTGGTATAACGCTGGAGTGCGTCGAGTGGTGCTTTCGCGTGAATTATCGATGGCAGAAATCCGAGAAATTCGTGAAAAAGTTCCCGAAATGGAGTTGGAAGTTTTTGTTCACGGTGCTTTGTGTATCGCCTATTCGGGGCGTTGTCTGCTTTCGGGTTATATCAACAAGCGTGATGCGAACCAAGGGACATGCACCAATGCGTGTCGTTGGAACTACAACACCTATGAAGCGAAAGAAGATGAAACCGGTGAATTAGTCGGCACGCCTAAAATTCAAGTGGAAAATATTACAGACTTGACTGGTACGACTGATCGTCCAGCCCCAGAAACCAGTGTTTATGAGCCGACATTGGGAGAAGGGGAAACAACCGATCAAGCGATGTTATTGGAAGAAGAAGGTCGTCCAGGTGAATTAATGCCGGCTTTTGAAGATGAGCATGGCACCTACATTATGAACTCCAAAGATTTGCGTGCTGTGGAACTGATTCCTGAATTGGTGGATATGGGCGTTCACTCTCTTAAAATTGAAGGCCGAACCAAGTCACATTACTATGTGGCAAGAACGGCGCAGGTTTACCGTAAAGCCATTGATGATGCACTTGAAGGTAAACCATTCGACCGTAGTTTGTTGGAAGATTTAGAATCCTTGGCAAGTCGCGGTTATACCGAAGGTTTTTTACGTCGTCATGTTCATTCGGAATACCAAAACTACGAATATGGCGTTTCAAAATCAGAGCGCCAACGTTTTGTGGGTGAAGTTGTCGATGTCGTGGAGCGCGATGGTCGTTCAATGTTGGAAATTGATGTTAAAAACAAATTCTGCGTTGGTGATTCGCTGGAAATCATGTCACCGGCCGGTAATGTTTCATTGGTGTTGGATCACATGCAAACCCACCATGACGAAGTGGTTGATTGTGCAAAAGGCTCTGGTTGGGTTGTCCGTATTGTCAATCCGTTCAAAGATTTGGACAAGGAAACATTGCTGTTCTGTTTGGTCATGCGCAATGAGTCGTGGGGTGGTGATGTCAAAAGAGATGCCGCTGCCAAAAAGGCGAAAGACGAACAAACGAAAATCGATGAAGCGAATCGCGCAGCGGCAGCCGCGAAAAAAGCATAA
- a CDS encoding chemotaxis protein CheB: MTKKTDQPQSAEPIENANSSKTDVSTEAINKDLAIATNDFENLTEDYKMSVEKNTLNPEDIHYVVGVGASAGGLEALQHMVANLPTNTGMSFVIAQHLSPSYKSMMVDLLEKDSTIPVVPAKHQASLQPNTIYVCPPNYNIEINHNDQIILTAASQERQSPRPSVDLLFESIAVAKKENAIGIVLSGTGSDGARGIRAIKGEGGFGIAQDPNAAKYNGMPNSAINSGNIDLILNAQEIGLELKNILKFPRAHNYSFEETAISRDNYNRIMGLVKKHFNVDFTLYKETTILRRIERRMTTLKIPKIEDYLSYSMDNAKEIELLFNDFLIGVTAFFRDNRAFESLHTHLQHYFVNKSSKVFRAWIPGCSTGEEAYSIAILLNEVIGPAIDEYKIQIFATDIDKNAIEFARNGVYPESALQNMPDLYKRKYFTLHNDHYEVIKPIKANLIFSVHNLINDPPFLRLDLLSCRNLLIYFNLELQRQLIPIFHYALNPKGLLFLGQSESIGVFHEQFRSASRSGKVYEAVFLGKKHAPLRNVSYQDIEDYIDPVQAKDDDMKVGRATKPSFEITLQDLITEKLNQEFFKYVIVLNENLDIIFNKGQNPLLVRPDGQPSNNIYKNLHPTLTIDLRSAMHSLELQDVESIKTPYQRLEIGNNSFYARINLLRIEERPRLGALFLLLCQIDEEMDVPRSMDSNAGEERFSKEQERQLIKAKEQLQSVIEELETSNEEMQSMNEELQSSNEELQSSNEELETTNEELQSTNEELQTAYAELRVAYEDKEAQQSKLEQLTCDLAQSNQRLREAEFLGKIGAFNWDINSRKLNWTTGASHLFEIDDENFSPSYEAFIGLAHSEDRAKLEKYIHELLEGKSLKPLVYRVQKSSSKNTIWIEFDAVVSFNDLKQANKLIGTLKDVSQIVAHQQQLSEKESLIEEVFDIPAAQSVFDFSSEKFTHLNDRFIQLFNVAESQIEQGFNSDEFIDQISKESRDSFIAYLSKVQKLKLTQTMTIRFKLKPKNSDTDSLEVRATVSPLEMLENNRVKSCIVTIITKPI, encoded by the coding sequence ATGACCAAGAAAACAGATCAACCTCAATCAGCCGAGCCAATTGAAAACGCTAATTCATCGAAAACAGACGTTAGTACCGAAGCCATAAATAAAGATTTGGCCATAGCAACGAACGATTTTGAAAACTTGACTGAAGATTACAAAATGAGTGTTGAGAAAAACACCTTAAACCCAGAAGACATTCATTACGTCGTTGGTGTTGGTGCAAGTGCAGGTGGTCTTGAAGCTTTACAACATATGGTGGCGAACCTGCCTACCAACACCGGTATGAGTTTTGTCATAGCGCAACACCTTTCTCCATCTTATAAAAGCATGATGGTTGACTTACTGGAAAAAGACTCGACCATCCCTGTCGTGCCAGCCAAACACCAAGCATCATTACAGCCTAATACTATTTATGTTTGTCCTCCGAATTACAATATTGAAATTAATCACAATGACCAAATTATCCTAACTGCAGCGTCACAAGAACGACAAAGTCCACGTCCATCTGTGGATTTATTATTCGAATCTATTGCTGTTGCAAAAAAAGAAAATGCAATAGGGATAGTTTTGTCAGGAACTGGCTCAGACGGAGCCCGTGGAATTCGAGCAATTAAAGGCGAAGGTGGTTTTGGTATAGCACAGGATCCAAATGCTGCAAAATATAACGGCATGCCAAATTCTGCCATTAATTCTGGAAATATTGATTTAATTCTAAACGCTCAAGAGATAGGTCTTGAACTTAAAAATATTCTTAAATTTCCAAGAGCACACAACTACTCATTTGAAGAAACAGCCATCTCGCGCGACAATTACAATCGCATTATGGGCTTGGTTAAAAAGCACTTTAATGTTGATTTCACTCTCTATAAAGAGACAACTATTCTTCGTCGTATTGAACGTCGAATGACGACATTAAAAATTCCCAAGATTGAAGACTACCTAAGTTATTCAATGGACAATGCCAAAGAAATCGAACTCTTGTTCAATGATTTCTTAATTGGTGTAACCGCCTTTTTCCGTGACAACCGTGCGTTTGAGTCTCTGCACACTCATTTGCAGCATTACTTTGTTAACAAATCGAGCAAAGTATTTCGAGCATGGATTCCAGGTTGTTCCACTGGGGAAGAAGCTTATTCAATAGCCATCCTTCTTAATGAGGTCATTGGCCCTGCAATTGATGAATATAAAATTCAAATTTTTGCAACCGACATTGACAAAAATGCTATCGAGTTTGCCAGAAATGGTGTTTACCCTGAAAGCGCTCTGCAAAACATGCCAGACCTTTATAAGCGTAAATACTTTACCTTGCATAATGATCACTACGAGGTCATCAAACCGATTAAAGCAAATCTAATTTTCTCGGTTCACAACTTAATCAATGATCCACCTTTTTTAAGACTTGATTTACTTTCTTGTCGTAACCTGTTGATTTATTTCAACTTAGAGTTACAACGTCAACTTATTCCGATCTTCCATTATGCCTTAAACCCTAAAGGTTTACTTTTCTTGGGACAATCCGAATCCATTGGCGTATTCCACGAACAGTTCCGTTCTGCATCGCGTTCTGGAAAAGTTTATGAAGCCGTATTCTTAGGAAAAAAACATGCACCCCTAAGAAATGTTTCATACCAAGATATTGAAGATTATATTGATCCGGTACAGGCCAAAGACGATGACATGAAGGTTGGGCGTGCAACCAAACCGTCTTTTGAAATCACCCTTCAAGACTTAATTACTGAAAAACTCAATCAAGAGTTTTTTAAATATGTCATCGTTTTGAATGAAAACCTCGACATCATTTTCAATAAAGGTCAAAACCCATTGTTGGTTCGTCCAGATGGTCAACCTTCCAACAACATATATAAAAATTTACACCCAACATTGACTATTGATCTTCGATCGGCAATGCACTCATTGGAATTACAAGATGTTGAATCCATAAAAACCCCCTACCAACGTCTCGAAATTGGTAATAACAGTTTTTATGCTCGTATCAACCTACTAAGAATTGAAGAACGCCCTCGTTTAGGGGCTCTTTTTTTACTGCTTTGTCAAATTGATGAAGAGATGGATGTCCCTCGATCAATGGACAGCAATGCAGGAGAAGAGCGTTTTAGTAAAGAGCAAGAACGCCAGTTAATTAAAGCCAAAGAACAACTTCAATCCGTCATTGAAGAGCTTGAAACGTCCAACGAAGAAATGCAATCGATGAACGAAGAATTGCAGAGCTCAAACGAGGAACTTCAAAGCTCAAACGAAGAACTCGAAACTACGAATGAGGAGTTGCAGTCAACCAACGAAGAATTACAAACAGCCTATGCAGAACTTCGAGTTGCCTATGAAGACAAAGAAGCTCAGCAATCTAAACTGGAACAACTCACTTGTGATTTAGCTCAATCTAATCAGCGTCTTCGGGAAGCAGAATTCCTTGGTAAAATCGGTGCCTTTAATTGGGACATTAATTCTCGAAAATTAAATTGGACCACCGGAGCGTCTCATCTGTTTGAAATAGACGATGAAAATTTTTCTCCAAGCTATGAAGCCTTTATTGGACTTGCTCACAGTGAAGACCGCGCAAAATTAGAAAAATATATACACGAATTGCTTGAAGGAAAATCACTGAAACCACTCGTGTATCGAGTACAGAAATCTTCATCAAAAAATACTATTTGGATAGAGTTTGATGCCGTAGTGTCTTTCAATGATTTGAAACAAGCAAACAAGCTAATCGGTACCCTGAAAGACGTCAGTCAAATCGTGGCACATCAACAGCAACTTTCGGAAAAAGAGAGCTTAATAGAAGAAGTCTTTGATATTCCAGCTGCCCAATCGGTTTTTGACTTTAGCAGTGAAAAATTTACACATTTGAATGATCGTTTTATTCAGTTATTTAATGTCGCAGAGAGCCAAATTGAACAAGGTTTTAACTCTGATGAATTCATTGATCAAATTTCTAAAGAGAGTCGTGATAGCTTTATCGCATATTTGTCCAAAGTTCAAAAGTTGAAACTTACGCAAACTATGACCATACGTTTCAAATTGAAACCAAAAAATAGCGATACTGATTCACTTGAAGTTCGAGCCACTGTTTCACCTCTTGAGATGTTGGAAAATAACCGCGTAAAAAGCTGTATTGTGACGATTATTACCAAACCTATTTAG